A genomic window from Candidatus Denitrolinea symbiosum includes:
- a CDS encoding DNA-directed RNA polymerase subunit beta', whose amino-acid sequence METKGLNALRISLASPETILSWSYGEVLKPETINYRRLRPEKDGLFCEAIFGPTRDWQCYCGKYKNPRYKGITCDKCGVEVTRAAVRRERMGHITLATPVAHIWYTRRIPSYLGMLLDISRRNLDRVLYFAQYIVTYVDEEARNKALKRLEDEISVSDREQAAGVNARIAEIKTQRDHAISELTQRRNALEASYDEQVAERLDPVIKEGQKLEKTLQDQLGKPAKKDIMFGSTGETLVSAGTIVAAKHISQVQKIVKARLEAVENELKDQKQKELETLKTEVARLKAEAEQEMDALRNELEDQSSVSQGQNTRLRDELLELRPFTFLSEMRYRELRQRWGQVFRADMGAEAFYDLLKRLDLDKLSEELWREVKTTKSKQKRKKATTRLKVVEAFRRSGNRPEWMELTVLPVIPPDLRPMVQLDGGRFATSDLNDLYRRVINRNNRLKRLLELGAPDVIIRNEKRMLQEAVDSLIDNSQRGKALSRRGRRELKSLSDMLKGKKGRFRRNLLGKRVDYSGRSVIVVGPQLKLYQCGLPKSMALELYRPFVIARLVQHNYAANVKGARRLIERNRPEVWEALESVIGERPVLLNRAPTLHRLGIQAFEPILIEGSAIQLHPLVTTAFNADFDGDQMAVHVPLSQKAVQEARELMLSSKNLLKPADGEPIISPSKDMVLGVYYLTMKRHTPRKGDGRAFADLDEVELAYQLNQVDIHSLIKVRVDTWYDDNGKRLAEQETRLVDTTVGRVIFNRVLPEEVQFVNRKLDKGGVKDLIAEVYELCGQEVTTNLADSIKRIGFEYAMKSGITLAVADIAIPPERAALINEALAEVEIAQRDFRRGLLTEQEKNEREIEIWQKTTDKVADAVKKHMDPDGNLSTMATSGATKGGFSSISQLAGMRGLMADPSGRIIPLPIRSNFREGLTALEYFISTHGSRKGLADTALRTADAGYLTRRLVDIAQDIIINEHDCGTKDGIWIRKSDDVAGEPLGTRLYSRLVAERVLDPRTGEVLAEYNDVISHELARRIVAAGVEEVKVRSALTCELDHGICAKCYGLDLGRGTMVEMGAAVGIVAAQSIGEPGTQLTLRTFHTGGVAAGGDITTGLPRVEELFEARKQPKGEAVVAEISGTVRISQSDKYADMRLVKIEHSELVSDAYDIPEDWKIVAKSEAEVKTGDVLAKLDDATITAQRGGRVRVEKKDRQVIVSYDQREEKEEEIPTTSRLLVRDGDKIEAGEPLTEGSLNPHRILRIRGREACELYLMGEVQKVYRSQGQNIHDKHFEVVIRKMLSKVQVTRPGDTKYLPGDAVDRLEIRRVNEALLAEGKQPAKFAEVLLGVTKASLSTDSFLSASSFQHTIKVLAGAAIASTTDPLYGLKENVIIGKLIPAGTGFTQGRFKKIEGEVGSSQWTEIPESAAAAD is encoded by the coding sequence GTGGAAACCAAGGGATTGAACGCGCTCCGTATCAGTTTAGCCTCGCCCGAAACGATCCTGTCGTGGTCGTACGGCGAGGTGCTCAAGCCGGAAACCATCAACTACCGCCGCCTGCGCCCTGAAAAGGACGGGTTGTTCTGCGAGGCCATCTTCGGCCCCACCCGCGACTGGCAGTGCTACTGCGGCAAATACAAAAACCCCCGTTACAAAGGCATCACCTGCGATAAATGCGGCGTGGAAGTGACCCGCGCCGCCGTCCGCCGCGAACGCATGGGACACATCACCCTCGCGACGCCCGTGGCGCACATCTGGTACACGCGCCGCATCCCCTCCTACCTGGGGATGCTGCTCGACATCTCGCGCCGCAACCTGGACCGCGTGCTGTACTTCGCCCAATACATCGTCACCTATGTGGACGAGGAAGCCCGAAACAAGGCCCTCAAACGCCTCGAAGACGAGATCTCCGTCTCGGACCGCGAACAGGCGGCGGGCGTCAACGCGCGCATCGCCGAGATCAAGACCCAGCGCGACCACGCCATCTCCGAGTTGACGCAGCGCCGCAACGCCCTCGAAGCCAGTTACGACGAGCAGGTGGCCGAACGCCTCGACCCCGTCATCAAGGAAGGCCAGAAACTCGAAAAGACCCTGCAAGACCAGCTCGGCAAGCCCGCCAAAAAGGACATCATGTTCGGCTCCACCGGCGAGACGCTGGTCTCGGCGGGGACGATCGTCGCGGCCAAACACATCAGCCAGGTGCAGAAGATCGTCAAAGCCCGCCTCGAGGCGGTTGAAAACGAACTGAAAGACCAGAAGCAAAAAGAACTCGAAACGCTCAAGACCGAAGTGGCGCGCCTCAAAGCCGAGGCCGAGCAGGAGATGGACGCCCTCCGCAACGAGTTGGAAGACCAGTCCTCCGTCTCGCAGGGACAGAACACCCGCCTGCGCGACGAACTGCTCGAACTCCGCCCGTTCACCTTCCTGAGCGAAATGCGCTATCGCGAACTGCGCCAGCGCTGGGGACAGGTCTTCCGCGCCGACATGGGCGCCGAAGCCTTCTACGACCTCCTCAAACGCCTCGACCTCGACAAACTATCCGAGGAACTCTGGCGGGAGGTCAAAACCACCAAGTCCAAGCAGAAGCGCAAGAAGGCCACCACGCGGCTCAAGGTCGTGGAAGCCTTCCGCCGCTCCGGCAACCGCCCCGAGTGGATGGAACTCACCGTCCTCCCGGTCATCCCGCCGGACCTGCGCCCGATGGTCCAACTGGACGGCGGCCGCTTCGCCACCTCCGACCTGAACGACCTCTACCGCCGCGTCATCAACCGCAACAACCGCCTCAAACGCCTGCTGGAGTTGGGCGCGCCGGACGTCATCATCCGCAACGAGAAGCGCATGTTGCAGGAGGCGGTGGACAGTCTCATTGACAACAGCCAGCGCGGCAAGGCACTCAGCCGCCGCGGCCGCCGCGAACTCAAATCGTTGAGCGACATGCTCAAAGGCAAGAAGGGACGCTTCCGCCGTAACCTGCTCGGCAAACGCGTAGACTACAGCGGCCGTTCCGTGATCGTCGTCGGTCCGCAGCTCAAACTGTACCAGTGCGGCCTGCCCAAGAGCATGGCGCTGGAACTCTATCGTCCCTTCGTGATTGCCCGCCTCGTCCAGCACAACTATGCCGCCAACGTCAAGGGCGCGCGCCGCCTCATCGAGCGGAACCGCCCCGAGGTCTGGGAGGCGCTCGAAAGCGTCATCGGCGAACGTCCAGTGCTGCTCAACCGCGCGCCCACGCTGCACCGCCTCGGCATCCAGGCTTTCGAACCGATCCTGATCGAAGGCAGCGCCATCCAACTGCACCCGCTCGTCACCACCGCCTTCAACGCGGACTTCGACGGCGACCAGATGGCCGTCCACGTGCCGCTCTCGCAGAAGGCCGTGCAGGAAGCGCGCGAACTCATGCTCTCGTCCAAAAACCTGCTCAAACCCGCCGACGGCGAGCCGATCATCAGCCCGTCGAAGGACATGGTGCTGGGCGTGTACTACCTGACGATGAAACGCCACACCCCCCGCAAGGGAGACGGGCGCGCCTTCGCCGACCTGGACGAAGTGGAACTCGCGTACCAACTCAACCAGGTGGACATCCACAGCCTCATCAAAGTCCGCGTGGACACCTGGTACGACGACAACGGGAAGCGTCTCGCGGAACAGGAGACGCGTCTCGTGGACACAACGGTGGGCCGCGTCATCTTCAACCGCGTCCTGCCCGAGGAGGTCCAGTTCGTGAACCGCAAACTGGACAAAGGCGGCGTGAAGGACCTGATCGCTGAAGTCTACGAACTCTGCGGGCAGGAAGTGACCACCAACCTGGCCGACAGCATCAAACGGATCGGCTTCGAATACGCCATGAAATCGGGCATCACGCTGGCCGTGGCCGATATCGCCATCCCGCCGGAGCGCGCCGCCCTAATCAACGAGGCGCTCGCGGAAGTGGAGATCGCCCAGCGCGACTTCCGCCGCGGCCTGCTCACCGAACAGGAAAAGAACGAGCGCGAGATCGAAATCTGGCAGAAGACCACCGACAAGGTGGCCGACGCCGTAAAAAAACACATGGACCCCGACGGCAACCTCTCCACGATGGCTACCTCGGGCGCCACTAAAGGCGGCTTCTCGTCCATCTCGCAGCTGGCCGGGATGCGCGGCTTGATGGCCGACCCGTCGGGACGCATCATCCCCCTGCCGATCCGCAGCAACTTCCGCGAGGGACTGACCGCGCTCGAATACTTCATCTCGACTCACGGCTCGCGCAAGGGCCTGGCCGACACCGCCCTGCGCACCGCGGACGCGGGCTACCTCACCCGCCGCCTCGTGGACATCGCCCAGGACATCATCATCAACGAACACGATTGCGGCACGAAAGACGGAATCTGGATCCGCAAGTCGGACGACGTGGCCGGAGAGCCGTTGGGGACGCGCCTCTACAGCCGTCTCGTCGCGGAACGCGTGCTGGATCCCCGCACCGGCGAAGTCCTGGCCGAATACAACGACGTGATCAGCCACGAACTGGCGCGCCGCATCGTGGCCGCGGGCGTGGAGGAAGTGAAGGTCCGCTCCGCGTTGACCTGCGAACTCGACCACGGCATCTGCGCCAAGTGCTACGGCCTCGATTTGGGCCGCGGCACCATGGTGGAGATGGGCGCGGCGGTGGGCATTGTGGCCGCCCAGTCCATCGGCGAACCCGGCACGCAGTTGACGCTCCGCACCTTCCACACCGGAGGCGTGGCGGCCGGAGGCGACATCACCACCGGCCTGCCGCGCGTGGAGGAACTCTTCGAAGCGCGCAAACAGCCGAAGGGCGAAGCCGTCGTCGCGGAGATCAGCGGGACGGTCCGCATCTCCCAGTCGGATAAATACGCCGACATGCGCCTCGTCAAGATCGAACACAGCGAACTCGTCAGCGACGCCTACGACATCCCCGAAGACTGGAAGATCGTCGCCAAGAGCGAGGCGGAAGTCAAGACCGGCGACGTACTGGCGAAACTGGACGACGCCACCATCACCGCCCAGCGCGGCGGACGCGTGCGCGTCGAGAAGAAAGACCGCCAGGTCATCGTCTCGTACGACCAGCGCGAGGAAAAGGAGGAGGAGATCCCCACCACCTCCCGCCTGCTGGTGCGCGACGGCGACAAGATCGAAGCCGGCGAGCCGCTCACCGAAGGCTCTCTCAACCCGCACCGCATTCTGCGCATCCGCGGACGCGAGGCCTGCGAACTGTACCTGATGGGCGAGGTCCAGAAAGTCTATCGCTCGCAGGGACAGAACATCCACGACAAGCACTTCGAGGTGGTCATCCGCAAGATGCTGAGCAAGGTGCAGGTGACGCGTCCCGGCGACACCAAGTACCTGCCGGGCGACGCGGTGGACCGTCTGGAGATCCGCCGCGTGAACGAGGCCCTGCTGGCCGAAGGCAAACAGCCCGCCAAGTTCGCGGAAGTCCTGCTCGGCGTGACGAAGGCCTCGCTCAGCACCGACTCGTTCCTCTCGGCCTCCTCGTTCCAGCACACTATCAAAGTGCTGGCGGGCGCGGCCATCGCGTCCACCACCGACCCGCTCTACGGTCTGAAGGAGAACGTCATCATCGGCAAGCTCATCCCCGCGGGGACGGGCTTCACGCAGGGACGCTTCAAGAAGATCGAGGGCGAGGTGGGTTCGTCGCAGTGGACCGAGATCCCCGAAAGCGCGGCCGCCGCCGATTAA
- a CDS encoding aminotransferase → MQTPWEYRYAHRTQRMGSSVIRELLKLTEQPEIISFAGGLPAPDVFPVKEFREACSVVLEQHGAQALQYGATEGYRPLREMIARHTARYAVEVSSDNILITSGSQQALDFIGRLFINRGDHIVVESPTYLGALQAWNAYGAQYITVPMDEHGMIIEELEAALRVGPKFIYVLPNFQNPSGCTLSLERRKKLVELADRYGVPIIEDDPYGQLRYEGEHLPSVVSLDSEFRGPNGGHYSGNVIYLSTFSKLLAPGLRLAWVIAPPEVIRKLVMTKQAADLHTSSFNQYVAYEVGKGGFIDEHAKFIRDVYKERRDVMLEMMDEMFPPEMRWTRPHGGMFLWGIMPEGMDSSEALKIAIERKVAFVPGTAFHANGGGANTMRLNFSYSSPDTIRTGITRLGGLLKELLHENGNGRK, encoded by the coding sequence ATGCAAACACCCTGGGAATACCGCTATGCCCACCGCACACAGAGAATGGGCAGTTCCGTCATCCGCGAATTGCTCAAACTCACCGAACAACCGGAAATCATTTCTTTCGCGGGGGGACTGCCCGCGCCGGACGTTTTCCCCGTGAAGGAATTTCGCGAGGCTTGCAGCGTCGTGCTGGAACAACACGGCGCGCAGGCTTTGCAATACGGCGCCACGGAGGGATACCGTCCGCTTCGCGAGATGATCGCCCGTCACACCGCGCGCTACGCGGTGGAGGTGTCGTCCGATAACATCCTCATCACTTCAGGCTCGCAGCAGGCGCTGGACTTCATCGGGCGGCTGTTCATCAACCGCGGCGACCACATCGTGGTGGAATCGCCCACCTACCTTGGCGCGCTCCAGGCGTGGAACGCCTACGGCGCGCAGTACATCACCGTCCCGATGGACGAACACGGCATGATCATCGAGGAACTCGAAGCGGCGCTGCGCGTCGGCCCGAAATTCATCTACGTCCTGCCCAACTTCCAGAACCCGTCGGGTTGCACGCTCAGCCTCGAGCGGAGGAAAAAACTCGTCGAGCTGGCCGACCGCTACGGGGTCCCGATCATCGAGGACGATCCGTACGGACAGTTGCGCTACGAGGGCGAACACCTCCCCTCGGTCGTCTCGCTCGACAGCGAGTTCCGCGGTCCCAACGGCGGACATTACAGCGGCAACGTCATCTACTTAAGCACGTTCTCGAAACTGCTCGCGCCGGGCCTGCGCCTGGCCTGGGTCATCGCGCCGCCGGAGGTCATCCGCAAACTGGTGATGACCAAACAGGCCGCCGACCTGCATACTTCCTCGTTCAATCAGTATGTGGCCTACGAAGTCGGCAAGGGCGGATTCATCGATGAACATGCCAAGTTCATCCGCGACGTATATAAGGAACGCCGCGACGTGATGCTCGAAATGATGGACGAGATGTTCCCGCCCGAGATGCGCTGGACGCGTCCGCATGGCGGCATGTTCCTGTGGGGCATCATGCCCGAAGGCATGGACTCGTCGGAAGCGCTCAAGATCGCCATCGAACGCAAAGTGGCTTTCGTGCCAGGCACGGCTTTCCACGCCAACGGCGGCGGGGCCAACACCATGCGGCTCAACTTCTCGTACTCCTCGCCCGACACCATCCGCACCGGCATCACGCGCCTGGGCGGCCTGTTGAAGGAACTGCTGCACGAGAACGGGAACGGTCGCAAATAG
- a CDS encoding nucleoside-diphosphate-sugar epimerase: MRILVTGTSGLVGNLIARRLAFEGHSVRALSRNPAGSAHVQGVVEKVESADLTIPSTLTGVADGCDAVVHCAGLVGSGRGDAAEYLRVNAEGTRALLNAAKASGVKRFVFMSTAGVYGLNMLKGNVDETTPTFKSNGYTNSKIAAEEIVRAGGLEYVILRPYWITGGGDRFLIPSVAPMLMNGTFTYLGDGQQEWSLSAVENVSAAAALAAVHPGAANQVYNVADATVRISETVETIAKALGIPAPTKRSSAFRVGLQVFLHQSPDDPAHVMSIDLFFPLWRVMTINAQKIRRDLGWEPKIPWRDSITEGALAWKRKNAP, translated from the coding sequence ATGAGAATTCTTGTCACAGGCACAAGCGGGCTGGTCGGCAACCTGATCGCGCGTCGGCTGGCGTTTGAAGGTCACAGCGTCCGCGCGCTGAGCCGCAACCCGGCCGGCAGCGCGCACGTCCAGGGCGTGGTGGAAAAAGTCGAGAGCGCCGACCTGACTATCCCGTCCACGCTGACGGGGGTCGCGGACGGATGCGACGCCGTCGTCCACTGCGCGGGACTGGTCGGTTCAGGACGCGGCGACGCGGCGGAATATCTCCGCGTCAACGCCGAGGGGACGCGCGCCCTCCTCAACGCGGCGAAGGCCAGCGGGGTGAAACGGTTCGTGTTCATGAGCACCGCCGGCGTGTACGGCCTGAACATGCTCAAAGGCAACGTGGACGAAACCACGCCGACTTTCAAAAGCAACGGCTACACCAACAGCAAGATCGCGGCGGAGGAGATCGTCCGCGCTGGCGGACTCGAATACGTCATCCTGCGTCCCTATTGGATCACCGGCGGCGGAGACCGCTTCCTCATCCCGTCCGTCGCGCCGATGTTGATGAACGGCACGTTCACCTATCTGGGCGACGGACAGCAGGAATGGTCGCTGAGCGCGGTGGAAAACGTCAGCGCGGCCGCGGCGCTGGCCGCCGTCCACCCGGGCGCGGCCAACCAGGTCTACAACGTCGCAGACGCGACGGTCAGGATCTCCGAGACGGTTGAGACAATCGCAAAAGCGCTGGGCATTCCCGCTCCCACCAAACGTTCGTCCGCGTTCCGCGTCGGGCTTCAGGTGTTCCTCCACCAATCGCCGGACGACCCGGCGCACGTGATGAGCATTGACCTGTTCTTCCCGCTCTGGCGGGTTATGACCATCAACGCGCAGAAGATCCGCCGGGACCTCGGCTGGGAGCCGAAGATCCCCTGGCGCGATTCGATTACCGAAGGCGCTTTGGCGTGGAAGCGTAAGAACGCGCCCTGA
- a CDS encoding phenylalanine ammonia-lyase, with translation MTIVLDGSSLTIEKVVAIARGNEKVELAPAALERIKACRAMLEEKLAAKEIMYGTNTGIGEFSEKILNDEQVKEFQRYLVYNHAAGIGDPAPVEHVRAALAGRINVHAHGNSGCRPEITLTLVEMLNKGVTPVVCQKGSVGASGDLAPMAQAALLLMGEGEAFFDGERLAGSEAMRRAGIPIPGLQARDGLATINGSNLLTAMSALHIYDMERFLKQAEIAAAMSIEALLGNLKPYNTKLHELRGFKGAVTSARNIMKIVEGSDLTTGKMKTKVQDAYSMRSTPQVIGAARDAVTYARSQVEIELNGVGDNPIFIPEDKLTLTGANFQGSPVSLPMDMAGAAVTMVCVLAERRLNRLTNPALSQGLPDFLAHEPGFYSGLMLSQYTADHLIVEQRILSAPASIQSIPAAADQEDFVSMGMNVALKNGQILDNAYGVLGIEFMAAAQALDFREFHPGKGTQAAREVIRKYVKHLDIDRPLFNDHNAMKALVKSGEILDVVEKTVGGLGA, from the coding sequence ATGACCATCGTCCTCGACGGTTCATCCCTCACCATCGAAAAAGTTGTCGCCATCGCGCGCGGGAACGAAAAAGTGGAACTGGCCCCCGCCGCGCTGGAGCGGATCAAAGCCTGCCGCGCCATGCTGGAAGAGAAACTGGCCGCGAAAGAGATCATGTACGGCACGAACACCGGCATCGGCGAGTTTTCGGAAAAGATCCTGAACGACGAGCAGGTGAAGGAATTTCAAAGATACCTTGTCTACAATCACGCCGCGGGGATCGGCGACCCCGCGCCGGTCGAACACGTGCGCGCCGCGCTGGCGGGACGGATCAACGTCCACGCGCACGGCAACTCGGGCTGCCGTCCCGAGATCACGTTGACGCTGGTGGAGATGCTCAACAAAGGCGTCACGCCGGTGGTTTGTCAAAAAGGCTCCGTCGGCGCGAGCGGCGACCTGGCCCCGATGGCGCAGGCCGCGCTGCTCCTGATGGGGGAGGGCGAGGCGTTCTTCGATGGCGAACGACTCGCAGGTTCAGAAGCGATGCGGCGCGCGGGGATTCCGATTCCGGGTCTGCAAGCGCGCGACGGTCTCGCGACCATCAACGGCTCGAACCTGCTGACGGCCATGTCTGCGTTGCACATTTACGACATGGAACGATTCTTGAAACAGGCCGAGATCGCGGCGGCGATGTCCATTGAAGCGCTGCTGGGGAATCTCAAACCGTACAACACAAAACTGCACGAACTGCGCGGCTTCAAGGGCGCGGTGACCTCGGCGCGGAACATTATGAAGATCGTCGAAGGCTCGGATTTGACGACCGGCAAAATGAAGACGAAAGTGCAGGACGCCTACTCGATGCGCTCCACCCCGCAGGTGATCGGCGCGGCGCGCGACGCGGTGACGTATGCCCGCTCGCAGGTGGAGATCGAACTGAACGGCGTGGGCGACAACCCGATCTTCATCCCTGAAGATAAACTAACCCTGACCGGCGCGAACTTTCAGGGATCGCCCGTCTCGCTTCCGATGGACATGGCGGGCGCGGCCGTCACGATGGTCTGCGTGCTGGCCGAGCGGCGGCTCAACCGCCTGACCAACCCCGCGCTCTCGCAGGGCCTCCCCGACTTCCTCGCGCACGAACCCGGCTTCTATTCCGGGCTGATGCTCTCGCAATATACCGCCGACCATCTCATCGTGGAGCAGCGGATTCTCTCCGCGCCGGCTTCGATCCAGTCCATCCCCGCCGCGGCCGACCAGGAGGACTTCGTCTCGATGGGCATGAACGTCGCCCTCAAGAACGGACAGATCCTGGACAACGCGTACGGCGTTCTCGGTATCGAGTTCATGGCCGCCGCGCAGGCGTTGGACTTCCGCGAGTTCCATCCCGGAAAAGGGACGCAAGCCGCGCGCGAAGTCATCCGCAAATACGTCAAGCATCTCGATATTGACCGTCCGCTGTTCAACGATCACAACGCGATGAAAGCGCTGGTCAAATCGGGCGAGATTTTGGACGTGGTGGAAAAGACGGTGGGCGGCCTGGGCGCGTAG
- a CDS encoding lipoyl synthase has protein sequence MAITTPTRDRVAVETEARPLRRPEWIKVRAPSGENYERLQTLMRSKELHTVCEEAMCPNMGECWGSGTATFLMLGDVCTRSCGFCDIKHGRPGLLDWGEAERVAQAVKSMNLKHAVITSVNRDERRDGGAPIFAMVIRRIRELLPGCSIEVLIPDFKGSVEALKIVMDARPEILNHNVETVPRLFKSVQPQDNYEWAAATLTNAKRLDPEALTKSGIMVGLGETMDEVKAVMRDQRSWGVDILTIGQYLQPSKKHLAMQRYYTMEEFAELRDYGKEIGFKWVESNPLVRSSYHAAEQVRALSILHRKLYGESRE, from the coding sequence ATGGCAATTACCACCCCTACACGAGACCGGGTCGCCGTCGAGACGGAAGCGCGTCCGCTGCGCCGCCCGGAATGGATCAAGGTACGCGCCCCTTCGGGCGAAAACTACGAACGCCTGCAAACGTTGATGCGCTCGAAAGAACTGCACACGGTTTGCGAAGAAGCCATGTGTCCCAACATGGGCGAATGTTGGGGCAGCGGCACCGCCACGTTTTTGATGCTCGGCGACGTGTGCACGCGCTCCTGCGGATTCTGCGACATCAAACACGGACGCCCCGGCCTGCTCGATTGGGGCGAGGCCGAACGCGTGGCGCAGGCCGTCAAGTCCATGAATTTGAAGCACGCGGTGATCACCTCGGTCAATCGCGACGAACGCCGCGACGGCGGCGCGCCGATCTTCGCCATGGTCATTCGCCGCATCCGCGAGCTGCTGCCGGGCTGCTCCATCGAGGTGCTGATCCCCGACTTCAAAGGGAGCGTGGAAGCGCTGAAGATCGTGATGGACGCGCGTCCCGAAATTTTGAACCACAACGTGGAGACGGTGCCGCGCCTGTTCAAATCCGTCCAGCCGCAGGACAACTACGAATGGGCCGCGGCGACGCTCACGAACGCGAAACGTCTCGACCCCGAGGCGCTGACCAAGTCGGGCATCATGGTCGGTCTCGGCGAGACGATGGACGAGGTCAAAGCCGTGATGCGCGACCAGCGCAGTTGGGGCGTGGACATTTTGACCATCGGCCAGTACCTCCAGCCGAGCAAGAAGCATCTCGCCATGCAGCGCTATTACACGATGGAGGAGTTTGCCGAGCTGCGCGACTACGGCAAAGAGATCGGCTTCAAGTGGGTGGAGTCGAATCCGCTGGTGAGGTCGTCGTATCACGCCGCGGAGCAGGTGCGCGCGCTGAGCATATTGCACCGCAAATTGTATGGGGAAAGCAGAGAGTAG
- a CDS encoding serine protease (ClpP class), translating to MKLLRIFLLTLGLLAVFSGRGRAQSDRPLALVLKAEGPIMPTMQEYIQRGIRIAERENAEVLIVELNTPGGLITVMNQITETIRASRVPVVVYVGPRGAWAASAGAVITMSAHAAAMAPQTTIGAASPVGGSGEDLGETMKAKEMEALTAKARTFTQWRGEEALQLAESMILKATAVTSDEALKVHLIDFIANDTSDLLQKLDGFTVQMTDGPRTLHTANARAESLPMTFVEEFLLVLNDPNIISILMTIGMLALYFELAQPGGWVSGFIGVVCIALAIYGGGSLSLNWFGIIFLVTAFVLFLLDIKAPTHGGLTAAGAASFIFGMLVLFNSTPAAPFEFQPRVSTPLVVGTGVLLGGMAFAVMTIALRARHAPIRAGVESLAGKTGKVTAWSGQTGQVQLQSELWSAEQAEGSGAIRKGDQVEVVEVKGLRLKVRKH from the coding sequence ATGAAACTCCTCCGCATCTTTCTCCTGACTTTGGGCCTGCTGGCGGTTTTCTCGGGCCGGGGCCGCGCCCAGAGCGACCGTCCGCTCGCGCTCGTGCTGAAAGCCGAGGGGCCGATCATGCCCACCATGCAGGAGTACATCCAGCGCGGGATACGGATCGCCGAACGCGAGAACGCCGAAGTCCTGATTGTCGAGCTGAACACGCCGGGCGGACTCATCACCGTCATGAACCAGATCACGGAGACGATCCGCGCCAGCCGCGTGCCTGTGGTCGTATACGTCGGCCCGCGCGGGGCGTGGGCCGCGAGCGCGGGCGCGGTCATCACCATGTCCGCGCATGCCGCGGCGATGGCCCCGCAGACCACCATCGGCGCGGCCAGCCCGGTCGGCGGCTCCGGCGAGGACCTCGGCGAGACCATGAAAGCCAAGGAGATGGAAGCGCTGACCGCCAAAGCCCGCACGTTCACCCAGTGGCGCGGCGAAGAAGCGCTCCAACTCGCCGAATCCATGATCCTGAAGGCGACCGCCGTCACCTCGGACGAGGCGCTCAAAGTTCACCTGATTGACTTCATCGCGAACGACACTTCCGATTTGCTCCAAAAGCTGGACGGCTTCACGGTCCAGATGACGGACGGGCCGCGCACGTTGCACACCGCCAACGCCCGCGCCGAGTCCCTGCCGATGACGTTCGTCGAGGAATTCCTGCTCGTCCTCAACGACCCGAACATCATTTCCATTTTGATGACCATCGGGATGCTGGCGCTCTATTTCGAACTCGCCCAGCCGGGCGGATGGGTGTCGGGGTTCATCGGCGTGGTCTGCATCGCGCTGGCGATCTACGGAGGCGGGTCGCTGTCCCTGAACTGGTTCGGGATCATTTTCCTCGTCACCGCGTTCGTGCTGTTCCTGCTCGACATCAAAGCGCCCACGCACGGCGGGTTGACCGCGGCCGGCGCGGCCTCGTTCATTTTCGGGATGCTGGTGCTGTTCAACTCCACGCCCGCGGCCCCGTTCGAATTCCAGCCGCGCGTCTCGACGCCGCTGGTGGTGGGGACCGGCGTCCTGCTCGGCGGGATGGCCTTCGCGGTGATGACGATCGCGCTGCGGGCGCGTCACGCGCCGATCCGCGCGGGAGTCGAATCCCTCGCGGGCAAGACAGGGAAAGTCACCGCGTGGAGCGGCCAGACAGGTCAGGTCCAATTGCAGAGCGAACTGTGGAGCGCGGAACAGGCCGAAGGGTCCGGCGCGATCCGTAAGGGAGACCAGGTCGAGGTTGTCGAAGTCAAAGGCCTGCGGTTGAAAGTCAGGAAGCATTAG